A single region of the Gossypium arboreum isolate Shixiya-1 chromosome 12, ASM2569848v2, whole genome shotgun sequence genome encodes:
- the LOC108477061 gene encoding transposon Tf2-1 polyprotein isoform X1, with protein sequence MLAVLLAVKKWHPYLIGRHFFIRTDHQSLKFLSEQQAITPYQQKWVAKMLGYDYSISYRKGAQNTVADALSRQPHDLTHQLFQCEGRMDSYWSELWTRIAASYALDQKLFQLCQNVRTHPQLHPKYSWDGTFLRRMGKVVVGNDFQLRKDIFGLFHDSALGGHSGIHATRHRISALLYWKGLSKDVKHWVRECVVCQHCKADNSASPGLLQPLPILDRAWSVSSLDFIEGLPLSQGKSAILVVVDRLTKYGHFVALAHPFTALTVAHEYLQHIYKLHGVPESIVSDRDRIFLSNFWQELFRHLGAKLKLFTAYHPQTDGQTEILNKCLESYLRCMTGEKPTAWASWLSLAEWWYNTTYHSAIQTTPYEALYGQDPPLHLPYLAGASPVASVDRTLQHREVLRQVLKFHLTRAQDRMKQMADKHRSEREFQVGDLVYLKLQPYRQHSLRKFKNQKLSPRYFGPFPVEARVGPVAYKLSLPPTARIHSTFHVSQLKKPVGSDGALLKTPIRILDRRMVKQGNHAAVEVLVEWGDTFLEDATWENLHDLQQRFPAFDP encoded by the coding sequence ATGCTTGCTGTGTTGTTAGCAGTTAAGAAATGGCATCCTTACTTGATTGGTAGGCATTTCTTCATAAGGACCGACCATCAAAGTCTGAAGTTCCTCTCTGAACAGCAAGCGATCACACCATATCAGCAAAAATGGGTTGCGAAGATGCTCGGGTACGATTATTCTATCTCTTATCGCAAAGGCGCTCAGAATACAGTAGCTGACGCTTTGTCTAGACAACCTCATGATCTTACTCATCAACTGTTCCAATGTGAAGGTCGTATGGACTCGTATTGGTCTGAGCTATGGACCCGTATTGCTGCTTCTTATGCACTGGACCAGAAACTTTTTCAGTTATGTCAAAATGTTCGAACACACCCTCAGTTGCATCCTAAATATTCTTGGGACGGCACTTTCCTTCGCAGAATGGGCAAGGTTGTAGTCGGTAATGATTTCCAGCTTCGTAAAGACATCTTTGGTCTTTTTCATGATAGTGCTTTGGGTGGTCATTCGGGCATTCATGCGACTCGTCATCGAATTTCAGCGTTGCTTTATTGGAAGGGACTTTCCAAAGATGTTAAACATTGGGTTCGCGAGTGTGTTGTTTGCCAGCATTGCAAAGCTGATAACTCCGCTTCCCCTGGCCTTTTGCAACCTTTACCAATTCTTGATCGTGCTTGGTCGGTCAGTAGTCTCGATTTCATTGAGGGGCTGCCTTTGTCCCAGGGTAAGTCTGCCATCTTGGTAGTGGTTGACCGTTTAACCAAATATGGTCACTTTGTTGCTCTAGCCCATCCCTTTACTGCTCTTACGGTGGCTCATGAGTATCTTCAACACATCTACAAGTTGCATGGCGTCCCTGAATCGATCGTGTCTGATAGAGATCGTATCTTTTTGAGCAACTTCTGGCAGGAACTGTTTCGCCATTTAGGTGCCAAACTCAAGTTGTTCACTGCctaccatcctcaaactgatggccAGACAGAAATCCTCAACAAATGTTTAGAGAGTTATTTGCGGTGTATGACGGGTGAAAAACCTACGGCGTGGGCGTCTTGGCTCTCCTTGGCTGAATGGTGGTATAATACTACCTACCATTCCGCTATTCAGACCACTCCCTATGAAGCTCTTTATGGACAAGATCCCCCTCTTCATTTACCGTACTTGGCAGGTGCTTCCCCTGTTGCTTCTGTCGATCGAACCTTGCAGCATAGGGAAGTTCTTCGTCAGGTTTTGAAGTTTCATCTTACTCGAGCTCAAGACCGCATGAAACAAATGGCCGACAAACATCGTTCAGAGCGCGAGTTTCAGGTGGGTGATTTGGTGTATTTGAAGTTGCAACCTTACCGCCAACATTCTCTTCGCAAGTTCAAAAACCAGAAGTTGTCTCCTCGATATTTTGGCCCTTTCCCTGTGGAAGCTCGTGTTGGTCCAGTTGCCTACAAACTCTCGTTACCACCTACTGCTCGTATACATTCCACTTTTCATGTTTCTCAATTGAAGAAACCTGTAGGGTCTGATGGAGCTCTTCTTAAGACACCAATTCGCATTCTGGATCGTCGCATGGTTAAACAGGGTAACCATGCTGCTGTGGAAGTTCTTGTTGAATGGGGGGACACTTTTCTCGAGGATGCTACTTGGGAGAATTTGCACGATCTTCAACAACGTTTTCCAGCATTTGATCCTTGA
- the LOC108477061 gene encoding ATP synthase subunit epsilon, mitochondrial isoform X2 has translation MASNAAVPFWRAAGMTYITYSNICANLVRNCLKEPYKTDALSREKVHFSISKWTDGKPEKPTLRTDSPEE, from the exons atggCGTCGAACGCGGCGGTTCCATTCTGGCGTGCAGCCGGCATGACTTATATAACCTACTCGAACATATGCGCCAACCTCGTTAGGAACTGCTTAAAGGAACCTTACAAGACTGATGCCCTTAGTCGTGAGAAAGTTCATTTCTCCATCTCCAAGTGGACGGATGGAAAGCCTGAAAAGCCTA CTCTCCGCACAGACTCACCTGAAGAATGA
- the LOC108476493 gene encoding autophagy-related protein 13b-like, whose protein sequence is MTSTHTNSHTEAAKMEQVITEFFYKSLLIILESRSSYVSSRNYSGEQIVSSPSSSSSSSSSVRPRDKWFNLALRECPSALENLDLCRQSNFEPVVVDVILEQKPLDWGPASFSPTSDIVRNLSSKNKNSYFWNSDQDESGSEMKCEKIIERWFVHHESRKGRDCNSGNRRSSCNNLSALYKKLILMLRSLYVTVRLLPAYNIFRDLNSSGLIRSFKLVPRVSSFVEPLTRKEEVDMQRFWFTPVDTSCGRLCLSVLYYSSISDMSSESSTPMSPQFIPDYVGSPLADPLRRFPSLPVSHGSPSSLPFSRRHSWSYDHYKASPPLVSFSPSPTHSESNALVSNPSSRGLPPMSLPPHPPEAPLAHKRDTNFDEYCPSPSFSASPSPSPSPSVPIYIPRTHLSKALLRSESAPVNIAAPKLANSPALSGRQNLPPSPPLKITRAGTSRTDNIRVPAETDATIEKIFSFGKEDCWKYSGVKAFSNSSPRISCSRSSSRSLQDDFDYSEFPCPFDVEDGEMMDPGSRPESYVRRGNPSDPNEAELFMNRKSPDAAVGALVRMLEKAPPLRQNVSLNFSEASRPEILSNSIPKQSQISEAVTVEHAAAPIIASFRLVSSKTTTDALEELRGYKVMKNLLLSEGGKAYTSSNVASAAEHSSTSQGPMCLLTALL, encoded by the exons atgacaTCAACTCACACAAATTCTCACACTGAAGCTGCCAAAATGGAACAAGTTATCACTGAATTCTTTTATAAGAGTCTTCTAATAATACTTGAATCGAGGTCTTCTTATGTATCATCACGTAATTATAGTGGCGAACAAATTGTGTCATCTCCATCGTCATCCTCTTCATCTTCATCTAGTGTGAGACCAAGAGATAAATGGTTCAATTTAGCTCTTAGGGAGTGCCCTTCAGCGCTAGAAAATCTTGACCTTTGTCGACAGAGTAATTTTGAGCCGGTTGTTGTCGATGTTATATTGGAGCAGAAACCACTTGATTGGGGACCTGCAAGCTTTTCCCCCACAAGTGATATTGTTAGGAATTTGTCATCTAAAAATAAGAATTCATATTTCTGGAATTCTGATCAAGATGAATCAGGCAGTGAGATGAAATGTGAAAAAATCATAGAAAGATGGTTCGTGCACCATGAAAGTAGAAAGGGTAGGGATTGTAATTCAGGGAATAGAAGATCAAGTTGTAATAACTTGAGTGCATTATATAAGAAATTGATATTGATGTTGAGGTCCTTATACGTGACTGTCAGGCTTTTACCTGCATACAACATTTTTCGTGATCTGAATTCATCTGGTCTAATTCGTTCCTTTAAGCTTGTTCCTAGGGTATCTTCTTTTGTTGAACCCTTGACTCGTAAAGAAGAGGTAGATATGCAGAGATTTTGGTTTACCCCTGTGGACACTTCTTGTGGAAGGCTTTGCCTTTCAGTTTTGTACTATTCATCAATCTCAGATATGAGCTCCGAATCATCAACCCCTATGTCCCCTCAATTTATACCAGATTATGTTGGAAGCCCATTGGCAGACCCCCTGAGGAGATTTCCTTCTCTTCCTGTATCACATGGCTCTCCATCATCTTTACCATTCTCAAGAAGACATAGTTGGAGTTATGACCATTACAAGGCCTCACCACCTCTGGTTTCTTTCTCACCATCACCAACGCATTCAGAATCAAATGCTTTGGTTTCTAACCCAAGCTCTCGTGGTTTGCCACCCATGAGCTTACCTCCTCATCCTCCTGAAGCACCACTAGCTCATAAGAGAGATACAAACTTTGATGAGTATTGTCCTTCCCCCAGTTTCTCTGCTTCCCCTTCCCCCTCTCCCTCGCCATCAGTCCCCATCTACATTCCTAGGACTCATTTGTCAAAAGCTCTTTTACGCTCTGAAAGTGCTCCTGTTAACATAGCAGCTCCCAAGCTTGCTAATTCCCCTGCATTGTCTGGCAGGCAGAATTTGCCACCTTCACCTCCCCTTAAAATTACAAGAGCTGGTACTTCTAGGACTGATAATATTAGGGTTCCTGCTGAAACTGATGCTACTATTGAGAAG ATATTTTCTTTTGGGAAAGAAGACTGTTGGAAATACTCTGGAGTGAAAGCTTTTTCCAACAGCTCACCACGAATTTCATGTTCTAGAAGTTCCAGTAGGTCTTTACAAGATGATTTTGACTACTCTGAGTTTCCTTGTCCATTTGATGTGGAGGATGGTGAAATGATGGACCCTGGTAGCAG ACCTGAGTCTTACGTTAGAAGAGGAAATCCATCTGATCCAAATGAAGCAGAGTTGTTTATGAATAGAAAATCCCCGGATGCTGCGGTTGGTGCTCTTGTCCGAATGCTGGAAAAGGCCCCTCCTCTTCGCCAAAACGTCTCCCTTAATTTTTCAGAAGCCTCAAGGCCGGAAATCTTGAGCAACAGCATCCCAAAGCAAAGTCAGATCTCGGAAGCTGTGACTGTTGAACATGCTGCTGCTCCGATTATAGCATCTTTTAGGCTTGTTTCATCAAAGACAACCACCGATGCATTAGAGGAACTTCGGGGTTACAAAGTGATGAAAAACTTGTTACTTAGTGAAGGGGGTAAGGCTTACACATCTTCTAATGTTGCCTCTGCAGCTGAACATTCCAGTACCAGCCAAG GTCCAATGTGTCTACTCACTGCTCTGCTCTAA